In the Candidatus Eisenbacteria bacterium genome, one interval contains:
- a CDS encoding DNA repair exonuclease gives MGLVRLLQISDFHLGRPFGWLPPDRRELRRRDQREALERAVKEAIERNVQGILLAGDLFDEEGVDADTLAFAIGAFQIPGCPPVFIAPGNHDPCSPQSLYWNPRLLKARGRQWPDHVHVFTDARWTHAPLVDGVRVWGRCYISKVSVAERPLSKDWLRDVQVGDPQVNVAVFHGSREGHVPPGQTTISPFSDEEAVDSPFTYHAVGHYHAAGRLASPQGRVAGVRLAYAGSAVALDTTELGAHGGLEVRIEHGHRQPFVETEFVPLDRRQVHTLLVDVTGCVSAERVDRKIERALDDVGAGDDDIVTVRLTGRLARDVRYEPAREVSARVFHLRIDRRSLRPDYPLDSYRESSGATTDERFARALLQRLDAASDPEEKARLERALYHGLDAFQLKEAIPVHEELEP, from the coding sequence ATGGGCCTGGTGCGGCTTCTCCAGATCTCCGACTTCCATCTCGGCCGGCCGTTCGGCTGGCTGCCGCCCGATCGTCGCGAGCTCCGCCGCCGTGACCAACGCGAAGCGCTCGAGCGCGCAGTCAAGGAAGCCATCGAGCGCAACGTCCAGGGCATTCTGCTCGCCGGCGATCTCTTCGACGAGGAAGGCGTCGATGCCGACACGCTCGCCTTCGCGATCGGCGCCTTCCAGATCCCGGGCTGCCCTCCGGTCTTCATCGCGCCCGGCAACCACGATCCGTGCTCGCCGCAGAGCCTCTACTGGAATCCGCGATTGCTCAAGGCGCGCGGCCGTCAGTGGCCCGACCACGTGCACGTCTTCACCGACGCCCGCTGGACTCATGCGCCGCTGGTGGATGGCGTGCGGGTCTGGGGCCGCTGCTACATCTCCAAGGTGAGCGTCGCGGAACGCCCGCTGTCCAAGGACTGGCTTCGCGACGTCCAGGTCGGGGATCCGCAAGTGAACGTCGCGGTCTTCCACGGCTCTCGCGAAGGGCACGTGCCGCCCGGCCAGACCACGATCTCCCCGTTCTCGGACGAGGAGGCCGTGGATTCCCCCTTCACCTATCACGCGGTCGGGCACTACCACGCGGCCGGCCGGCTGGCATCGCCCCAGGGACGCGTGGCGGGCGTGCGGCTCGCCTACGCTGGCTCCGCGGTCGCGCTCGACACCACCGAGCTCGGAGCGCACGGCGGGCTCGAGGTGAGGATCGAGCACGGCCACCGGCAGCCGTTCGTCGAGACCGAATTCGTGCCGCTCGACCGGCGCCAGGTGCACACGCTGCTGGTCGACGTCACCGGCTGCGTGAGCGCGGAGCGCGTGGATCGCAAGATCGAGCGCGCGCTCGACGACGTCGGCGCCGGCGATGACGACATCGTGACCGTGCGTCTCACCGGACGCCTGGCGCGCGACGTCCGCTACGAGCCGGCGCGCGAGGTGTCCGCTCGCGTGTTCCATCTCCGCATCGACCGCCGCAGCCTGCGTCCCGACTATCCGCTCGACAGCTACCGGGAGTCGAGCGGCGCGACCACCGACGAGCGCTTCGCGCGCGCGCTCCTGCAGCGGCTGGATGCCGCCTCCGATCCCGAGGAGAAGGCGCGGCTCGAGCGCGCGCTCTATCACGGACTCGATGCCTTCCAGCTCAAGGAAGCGATCCCGGTCCACGAGGAGCTCGAGCCGTGA
- a CDS encoding tetratricopeptide repeat protein: MARQNARKGSARPAAKAGRAAETPLPSPVAWTLWGLLATLLLLRAIMVFHPSMWTWSLNLQRFLAPAWGFGLWALAAVALIPGVARRATPAWNAIGEAIAKRPGLTTSAAVLAAMLLVWLFPDRVRFTGDFLLRQGTVEVAERPSQLFPQALPLDVLLHYGVPRVLTQALAIDANGAARLLGMLEAGTLAALAMGFARTLGLVAGAAVAVAGIVFFGGYLGMFTGFSKAFAEMCLLVAAVGVFGLSAIRQGRGLLGLGLALTIGVTLHRSALGLLPAVVYAWVAWWRVHAREGAWKRSSVLVALAIPVLGLAVMVPRIIAVVRRWDAAHFDPRGAELSGSVLSAAFSGARPVDLVNLVVMLSPVSLLLASWVVLARHRAAGASREAVLLVLLALPFLLVMPFIHPAQGLFRDWDDFAATGVAISLLSAWTVAQALRASPRHALAVAITLAAMVPAVQWLAHNADVDRGFQRVRAFVLEPPPRAPRERGTTWDFLGIRNFRLERWEDAAESFAQAASTSPSPRILQEWALAETMRKQYPLAQQIYYRFLEKSPANPLGWLGLAQVSIYNGDLSEARRAAHRLLELEPGNRHALEVLARAEQMEAAARGPQAQP, translated from the coding sequence ATGGCTCGTCAGAACGCTAGGAAAGGAAGCGCGCGTCCCGCCGCGAAGGCAGGCCGCGCCGCCGAGACTCCGCTTCCGTCGCCGGTCGCGTGGACCTTGTGGGGGCTGCTGGCCACGCTGCTCCTGCTGCGCGCGATCATGGTCTTCCACCCGTCGATGTGGACCTGGTCGCTCAATCTCCAGCGCTTCCTCGCCCCGGCCTGGGGCTTCGGACTGTGGGCGCTCGCCGCGGTGGCGCTGATCCCGGGCGTGGCGCGGCGCGCGACGCCCGCATGGAACGCGATCGGGGAAGCGATCGCGAAACGGCCCGGCCTGACGACTTCCGCCGCCGTCCTCGCCGCGATGCTGCTGGTGTGGCTATTTCCCGATCGCGTCCGGTTCACCGGCGACTTCCTGCTTCGCCAGGGAACGGTCGAAGTGGCGGAGCGTCCCTCCCAGCTCTTTCCTCAGGCGCTTCCGCTCGACGTGCTGCTCCACTATGGAGTGCCTCGCGTGCTGACCCAGGCGCTGGCGATCGACGCCAACGGCGCCGCGCGACTGCTGGGCATGCTCGAGGCCGGCACGCTCGCCGCGCTGGCGATGGGTTTCGCGCGAACGCTCGGGCTCGTGGCGGGCGCCGCGGTGGCGGTGGCGGGCATCGTCTTCTTCGGCGGCTACCTGGGCATGTTCACCGGCTTCAGCAAGGCATTCGCCGAGATGTGCCTGCTGGTCGCCGCGGTCGGCGTGTTCGGGCTCTCCGCCATCCGCCAGGGGCGGGGGCTCCTGGGGCTCGGTCTGGCGCTCACGATCGGCGTGACGCTGCATCGCTCGGCGCTCGGCCTGCTACCCGCGGTCGTGTACGCATGGGTGGCGTGGTGGCGCGTGCACGCACGCGAAGGCGCGTGGAAGCGCTCTTCGGTCCTGGTCGCGCTCGCCATCCCGGTGCTCGGCCTGGCGGTCATGGTGCCGCGCATCATCGCGGTGGTGCGGCGCTGGGATGCCGCCCACTTCGATCCACGCGGGGCCGAGCTGTCGGGGAGCGTCCTGAGCGCGGCTTTCTCGGGCGCGCGACCGGTGGACCTGGTGAACCTCGTGGTCATGCTCTCACCCGTCTCGTTGCTGCTCGCTTCGTGGGTGGTGCTCGCGCGACATCGCGCGGCCGGAGCCTCTCGCGAGGCCGTCTTGCTGGTGCTCCTGGCCCTGCCGTTCCTGCTCGTGATGCCGTTCATTCATCCGGCACAGGGTCTGTTTCGCGACTGGGACGACTTCGCCGCGACCGGCGTGGCGATCTCGCTCCTCTCGGCATGGACCGTCGCGCAAGCGCTCCGCGCATCCCCGCGCCACGCGCTGGCGGTCGCGATCACGCTCGCGGCGATGGTACCCGCCGTCCAGTGGCTCGCGCACAACGCCGACGTCGATCGCGGGTTCCAGCGCGTGCGCGCCTTCGTGCTCGAGCCGCCGCCGCGCGCGCCTCGCGAGCGCGGCACGACCTGGGACTTCCTCGGCATTCGCAACTTCCGGCTCGAGCGCTGGGAGGACGCCGCCGAGTCCTTCGCGCAAGCCGCATCCACGTCTCCCAGCCCGCGCATTCTCCAGGAGTGGGCGCTGGCCGAGACGATGCGCAAGCAGTACCCGCTGGCGCAGCAGATCTATTACCGCTTCCTCGAGAAGAGTCCCGCGAATCCCCTCGGATGGCTGGGCCTGGCCCAGGTGTCCATCTATAACGGCGATCTCTCAGAGGCCCGCCGCGCCGCTCACCGCCTGCTCGAGCTGGAGCCCGGCAACCGTCATGCGCTCGAGGTCCTCGCGCGCGCCGAACAGATGGAAGCGGCGGCGCGGGGTCCGCAGGCGCAACCGTGA
- a CDS encoding tetratricopeptide repeat protein, which yields MSTSTSKRRRAARDQGTPALGRPAAAIVLWVALITLAVLRAALATPGSMAAWGFSLLRFAPGALSWSLWVVGLALLVPGIARAASRWAQRIAPRGILAAVLMGVTLAALVLGWPDRLHFVGDFLLREGASARSLKPSGLFPQALPLDVFLHHGLPRAMADAWSVPTAVTERALGALEAALIGVLGYGYARTLRMEGASALAIAAVTALGGFLGIYTGYSKAIAEITLLTLALGLFALRALESPRWLFAVGLTVAVSVILHRSALALLPAAALATVLAWRRDSRRIRDPLVVAGLLAGVVMSAIMLPRIVGTMLRFDPVHFTPLEPGAHGALGALTTGTRLLDLINVMGLVSPLAMAIPIVAVAIGRRVLTSPVGWVLATLALPWIGMTLLIHPPQGMFRDWDNYSAAGIALSMIAAWLVVESGAHPRRPGLILAAALAAAGPSLSWLALNADVDRGLARIHAYLAEPPRRSDAERARVWDFLGIRNAQLARWDASAEAMARAAETAPSPRVLLQWALAEQARGRSATARDVFRRVTEIQPADARAWYGLAAESWNLGDYDECRRAALRLEQLSPGSPEARQLLESLERIPSPDGSSER from the coding sequence ATGTCGACATCGACGAGTAAGCGCCGTCGCGCAGCTCGAGACCAGGGCACGCCGGCGCTCGGCCGTCCCGCCGCCGCCATCGTCCTTTGGGTGGCGCTGATCACACTCGCCGTGCTGCGCGCGGCGCTCGCGACGCCCGGCTCCATGGCCGCATGGGGATTCTCGCTGCTTCGCTTCGCGCCGGGCGCGCTCTCGTGGTCGCTTTGGGTCGTGGGCCTGGCGCTGCTCGTGCCGGGAATCGCTCGGGCCGCGTCGCGCTGGGCGCAGCGGATCGCGCCGCGCGGAATCCTCGCGGCCGTGCTCATGGGCGTCACGCTGGCCGCGCTCGTCCTGGGATGGCCGGACCGTCTGCACTTCGTCGGCGACTTCCTGCTGCGCGAAGGCGCCTCCGCGCGCTCGCTGAAACCTTCGGGACTCTTCCCTCAGGCGCTGCCGCTCGATGTCTTCCTGCACCACGGGCTCCCGCGCGCGATGGCCGATGCCTGGAGCGTCCCGACCGCCGTGACCGAGCGGGCCCTCGGCGCTCTCGAAGCGGCCCTGATCGGCGTGCTCGGCTACGGCTACGCGCGCACGCTGCGAATGGAAGGCGCCTCGGCGCTCGCCATCGCGGCGGTGACGGCGCTCGGAGGGTTTCTCGGGATCTACACCGGTTACTCCAAGGCGATCGCCGAGATCACGCTGCTCACGCTCGCCCTGGGCCTGTTCGCGCTGCGCGCGCTGGAATCGCCGCGCTGGCTCTTCGCCGTCGGCCTCACGGTGGCGGTCTCGGTGATCCTGCATCGATCGGCGCTCGCGCTCCTGCCCGCGGCGGCGCTGGCGACGGTCCTGGCCTGGCGCCGCGATTCCCGGAGGATCAGAGACCCGCTCGTGGTGGCCGGGCTCCTGGCGGGCGTCGTCATGTCGGCGATCATGCTGCCGCGAATCGTGGGCACGATGCTTCGCTTCGATCCGGTCCACTTCACTCCACTCGAGCCAGGAGCTCACGGCGCGCTGGGTGCTTTGACGACGGGAACGCGGCTCCTCGACCTGATCAACGTCATGGGTCTCGTCTCGCCTCTGGCCATGGCGATTCCGATCGTGGCGGTCGCGATCGGCCGTCGCGTGCTCACCTCGCCGGTGGGCTGGGTCCTGGCGACTCTCGCGCTGCCCTGGATCGGGATGACGCTGCTCATCCATCCTCCGCAGGGCATGTTTCGCGACTGGGACAATTACTCGGCCGCCGGCATCGCGCTGTCGATGATCGCGGCGTGGCTGGTGGTGGAGTCGGGGGCCCATCCACGCCGGCCCGGCCTGATCCTCGCCGCGGCGCTCGCGGCGGCCGGTCCGAGTCTCTCCTGGCTCGCGCTCAACGCCGATGTCGACCGCGGCTTGGCGCGCATCCACGCTTACCTCGCCGAGCCGCCGCGCCGCAGCGACGCGGAGCGCGCGCGTGTGTGGGACTTCCTCGGCATCCGCAACGCGCAGCTCGCACGCTGGGACGCGTCCGCCGAAGCCATGGCCCGGGCCGCCGAGACCGCGCCGAGCCCGCGGGTGCTGCTGCAGTGGGCCCTGGCCGAGCAGGCGCGCGGCCGCTCCGCGACCGCCCGGGACGTCTTTCGACGCGTCACCGAGATCCAGCCCGCGGACGCGCGCGCGTGGTACGGGCTCGCCGCCGAGTCCTGGAATCTCGGCGATTATGATGAGTGCCGGCGCGCGGCCTTGCGTCTGGAACAGCTGAGTCCGGGAAGTCCGGAAGCGCGCCAGCTCCTCGAAAGCCTCGAGAGGATCCCTTCGCCCGATGGCTCGTCAGAACGCTAG
- the sppA gene encoding signal peptide peptidase SppA: MMRQPRHALASLTFALGIGFTAPLGAQPLEFSADFQPQAGVATVEGAAALPLNPAALGFRYRSELLLAFREKAERDRAYGAWATFGSLGFVAAAEEDARSAIGIGIGGGDPRFSAGASLAWLDGHGSRASDLTFGLLSRPAPWLAMGATAAHVAETEFEGTRLGRAYTVGLGLRPLAWSRSSAARFGPRFTLGADVRMVEDEPAEAARTRAFAELEPLPGIALRGSVERGGFRIGIGVFGVRGGYHGGSRYDDEGERHGGAHALSFHEDEDRTVLAGPRDRRVGVLRPSGALGDEALPDFSVFGGSSTRSAGDLRRQLDQALEDPLTRGVLLEPRGISNMAQIEELRTRIQRLRASGKPVVAFLETGGGRGDLYLASACNRVVATEEAIFAALGLRTERRSYRRWLASLGLKIDRASVGDFKSAYRSFSQDSTPKADREQIEQLLDRSQSLFVGTVAADRHMDPARLERILDGRWWPARELQRAGLIDTVAYREDALAILGRLSGLSDKPHRVSMSQVRPARRPWRVPRPVAVVYASGGIETGGDGHDLLNGPYMGSDAMTRRLERAFRDPEVKVVVLRIESPGGSGLASNLILHQTQRLKRETGKPLIVSMGGVAASGGYYIALGADRIYADRYTRTGSIGVVFVKPSLEGWYREHHVRQEAFERGPFMGGSSLGRDWTPRWQAAADSTVRNAYEVFKTKVSQGRKLDPAQVEAVAQGRVWMGEEARERRLVDAIGGLDEAIEEAKRLARVRPGEKIELLEVRRPRPRLVERLAGMAVRDMFGSVRIPQGEAIDLRADVDIDE; this comes from the coding sequence ATGATGCGCCAGCCCCGTCACGCGCTCGCCAGCCTCACCTTCGCGCTCGGGATCGGATTCACGGCACCGCTCGGCGCGCAACCGCTCGAGTTCAGCGCGGACTTCCAGCCGCAGGCGGGCGTGGCGACGGTCGAAGGCGCTGCCGCGCTGCCGCTCAATCCCGCCGCGCTCGGCTTTCGTTATCGATCCGAGCTGCTGCTGGCTTTCCGTGAAAAGGCGGAGCGCGATCGCGCCTATGGAGCGTGGGCCACGTTCGGCAGCCTCGGCTTCGTCGCGGCCGCGGAGGAGGACGCGCGCAGCGCCATCGGCATCGGGATCGGCGGCGGCGACCCGCGCTTCTCGGCCGGGGCGAGCCTGGCCTGGCTCGATGGCCACGGCAGCCGCGCATCGGATCTGACCTTCGGTTTGTTGTCGCGACCCGCTCCCTGGCTCGCGATGGGCGCGACGGCCGCTCACGTGGCCGAGACGGAGTTCGAAGGCACGCGCCTCGGCAGGGCGTACACCGTGGGTCTCGGCTTGCGCCCGCTCGCCTGGTCGCGTTCGAGCGCCGCGCGCTTCGGACCGCGCTTCACGCTGGGCGCGGACGTGCGCATGGTGGAAGACGAGCCGGCGGAAGCCGCGCGAACGCGCGCCTTCGCCGAGCTCGAGCCGCTGCCGGGCATCGCGCTGCGCGGATCGGTCGAGCGTGGCGGCTTTCGAATCGGGATCGGAGTCTTCGGCGTCCGCGGCGGATATCACGGCGGCAGCCGGTACGACGACGAGGGTGAGCGACATGGCGGCGCACACGCGCTCTCGTTCCACGAGGACGAGGACCGCACCGTGCTCGCGGGGCCGCGGGACCGGCGCGTCGGCGTGCTCCGGCCTTCCGGAGCCTTGGGCGACGAGGCGTTGCCGGACTTCTCGGTCTTCGGCGGCTCCTCCACGCGCTCGGCCGGCGACCTGCGACGCCAGCTGGATCAGGCCCTCGAAGACCCGCTCACGCGCGGCGTGCTGCTCGAGCCGCGCGGCATCTCCAACATGGCCCAGATCGAGGAGCTGCGAACCCGCATTCAGCGACTGCGCGCGAGCGGCAAGCCGGTCGTGGCGTTTCTCGAGACCGGGGGCGGCCGGGGCGATCTCTACCTGGCCAGCGCGTGCAATCGCGTCGTCGCCACCGAGGAGGCGATCTTCGCGGCGCTGGGGCTACGCACCGAGCGCCGCTCTTACCGCCGCTGGCTGGCATCGCTGGGACTCAAGATCGATCGCGCATCGGTCGGAGACTTCAAGTCGGCGTACCGCAGCTTCAGCCAGGACTCCACGCCCAAGGCAGACCGCGAGCAGATCGAGCAGCTCCTCGACCGCAGCCAGAGTCTGTTCGTCGGCACGGTGGCGGCCGATCGCCACATGGATCCCGCGCGACTCGAGCGCATTCTCGACGGGCGCTGGTGGCCGGCGCGTGAGCTCCAGCGCGCGGGGCTGATCGACACGGTGGCGTATCGCGAGGACGCGCTCGCAATCCTCGGCCGTCTGTCCGGTCTCTCCGACAAGCCGCACCGGGTCTCGATGTCGCAGGTCCGCCCCGCACGGCGCCCGTGGCGCGTCCCGCGACCGGTGGCGGTGGTGTACGCGAGCGGAGGGATCGAGACCGGCGGCGACGGGCACGATCTGCTCAACGGCCCTTACATGGGCTCGGATGCGATGACGCGGAGGCTGGAGCGCGCCTTCCGCGACCCCGAGGTCAAGGTGGTCGTGCTGCGCATCGAGAGTCCTGGAGGCTCCGGGCTCGCGTCCAATCTCATTCTCCACCAGACCCAACGGCTCAAGCGCGAGACCGGGAAGCCCTTGATCGTCTCGATGGGCGGCGTTGCCGCGAGCGGCGGTTACTACATCGCGCTCGGCGCCGACCGCATCTACGCCGATCGCTACACCCGCACCGGCTCGATCGGCGTGGTCTTCGTGAAGCCTTCGCTGGAGGGCTGGTACCGCGAACACCACGTGCGGCAGGAGGCTTTCGAGCGCGGCCCGTTCATGGGAGGGAGTTCCTTGGGCCGGGACTGGACGCCGCGCTGGCAGGCGGCGGCGGACTCGACGGTGCGCAACGCCTATGAAGTGTTCAAGACCAAGGTGAGCCAGGGCCGCAAGCTGGACCCGGCGCAGGTGGAGGCGGTGGCGCAGGGACGCGTGTGGATGGGAGAGGAAGCGCGCGAGCGCCGGCTCGTCGACGCGATCGGTGGTCTCGACGAAGCGATCGAGGAGGCGAAGCGCCTCGCTCGCGTGAGGCCCGGCGAGAAGATCGAGCTGCTCGAGGTCCGCCGGCCGAGGCCGCGGCTGGTCGAGCGCCTGGCCGGCATGGCGGTGCGCGACATGTTCGGATCGGTGCGCATCCCGCAAGGGGAAGCCATCGATCTGCGCGCCGATGTCGACATCGACGAGTAA
- the nth gene encoding endonuclease III, whose product MAAILGILERLYPEATTALDFETPLQLLIATILSAQCTDERVNRVTPALFARYSDAAEFAKADQAELQELIKPTGFFRNKTRSIMSCCADIVALHGGEVPRTLEALTSLHGVGRKTANVVLGNAFDTPGLVVDTHVGRVSRRLALTDQADPVKVEFALMDVVPKERWTLFSHWLILHGRRICVARKPRCSICPLLPHCPRVGVVTSA is encoded by the coding sequence GTGGCCGCCATTCTGGGCATCCTCGAGCGTCTCTATCCGGAAGCCACCACGGCGCTCGACTTCGAGACGCCGCTCCAGCTCCTGATCGCCACCATCCTCAGCGCGCAGTGCACCGACGAGAGGGTGAATCGAGTCACGCCCGCGTTGTTCGCGCGCTACTCCGACGCCGCCGAGTTCGCGAAGGCGGATCAGGCGGAGCTCCAGGAGCTGATCAAGCCGACCGGCTTCTTTCGCAACAAGACGAGATCGATCATGAGCTGCTGCGCCGACATCGTCGCGCTGCACGGCGGCGAAGTGCCGCGCACGCTGGAGGCGCTGACCTCGCTCCACGGCGTCGGCCGCAAGACCGCCAACGTCGTGCTCGGAAACGCCTTCGACACGCCCGGACTGGTGGTCGACACGCACGTGGGCCGCGTCTCGCGCCGCCTGGCGCTCACCGACCAGGCGGATCCGGTCAAGGTGGAGTTCGCGCTCATGGACGTCGTGCCGAAGGAGCGCTGGACCCTCTTCTCGCACTGGCTCATCCTGCACGGCCGCCGGATCTGCGTGGCGCGCAAGCCGCGCTGCTCCATCTGCCCGCTCCTGCCCCACTGCCCGCGCGTGGGCGTCGTCACCTCGGCATGA
- a CDS encoding ATP-binding protein — protein MDTHRKLAERRESSLLSLFELSRELSVGLDPYAIAQLTLLNLMGHFGTAAAALWLLQGSAGNVPVLVRSFGVREAMTRALGEPIAARMGECMAQARTVEPVDEWAMAGSPDAEIALEAGFAVAAPMQVQGRLMGVVALGRRLDGTSYGALDLEYLSTAAGMVAVALENARLYHRARESNRQLRDSNERLTELDRLKSEFLSNVSHELLTPLAIIKAYLELLDATLTDAQAREAIGTSSSQAVNLENKIRNLLDFSKLEERALQLKLEPHDLGDLLRDFAEARRPGIADGLREFMLEVESSLPPVSCDRRRLLQILDELVDNAVKFTLPGSRIRLSAARAADLGDGGIEIELEDDGPGIPADRLEALFEPFRQGDGSSTREAGGMGLGLALARRLAEAMGGTLDAKSERGMGSRFVVRLRCA, from the coding sequence GTGGATACGCACCGGAAGCTCGCGGAGCGGCGCGAGAGCAGCCTGCTCTCCCTCTTCGAGCTGAGCCGTGAGCTGAGCGTCGGACTCGATCCGTACGCGATCGCGCAGCTCACACTGCTCAACCTCATGGGTCACTTCGGCACGGCGGCGGCGGCGCTGTGGCTGCTCCAGGGATCCGCCGGGAATGTCCCGGTTCTGGTACGCAGTTTCGGGGTTCGCGAGGCGATGACCCGTGCTCTGGGTGAACCGATCGCGGCGCGCATGGGGGAGTGCATGGCGCAGGCGCGCACGGTCGAGCCCGTTGACGAGTGGGCGATGGCCGGCAGCCCCGACGCGGAGATCGCGCTCGAGGCTGGATTCGCGGTCGCCGCTCCGATGCAGGTGCAGGGACGGCTCATGGGCGTGGTGGCTCTTGGCCGCCGGCTCGACGGGACTTCCTATGGAGCGCTCGATCTCGAGTACCTCTCCACGGCTGCGGGCATGGTGGCCGTGGCGCTCGAGAACGCGCGCCTCTACCACCGCGCGCGCGAGTCGAATCGCCAGTTGCGCGACAGCAACGAGCGACTCACCGAGCTCGATCGCCTCAAGTCCGAATTCCTGAGCAACGTCAGCCACGAGCTGCTCACGCCGCTGGCGATCATCAAGGCCTATCTGGAGCTGCTGGATGCCACGCTGACCGACGCGCAGGCCAGGGAGGCGATCGGGACGTCCTCCAGCCAGGCCGTGAACCTCGAAAACAAGATCCGCAACCTGCTCGACTTTTCGAAGCTCGAGGAGCGGGCTCTGCAGCTCAAGCTCGAGCCGCACGATCTGGGCGACCTGCTGCGCGACTTCGCCGAAGCGCGACGCCCCGGGATCGCCGACGGCCTTCGCGAGTTCATGCTCGAGGTGGAGTCGAGCCTGCCTCCGGTGTCCTGCGACCGGCGGCGCCTGCTGCAGATCCTCGACGAGTTGGTGGACAACGCGGTCAAGTTCACGCTTCCCGGGAGCCGCATCCGTCTCAGCGCCGCTCGCGCCGCCGATCTCGGCGACGGCGGCATCGAGATCGAGCTCGAAGACGACGGTCCGGGCATCCCGGCCGATCGCCTGGAGGCGCTGTTCGAGCCGTTCCGTCAGGGCGATGGCTCGAGCACGCGCGAGGCCGGCGGGATGGGCCTCGGTCTGGCGCTCGCCCGGCGCCTGGCCGAAGCGATGGGCGGGACGCTCGACGCGAAGAGCGAGCGGGGCATGGGAAGCCGCTTCGTCGTCCGGCTGCGCTGCGCGTAA
- a CDS encoding STAS domain-containing protein, which translates to MVDSFKATTTESRGDSVVVRAEGRLDAKTAPRLLEHCVEARPAGIHLVLNLAEVTFLSSSGVGMLLVLAERTRSEGCSLRIAAPSVAVTGPLELLNLHRFLTIDESEGESLRALGA; encoded by the coding sequence ATGGTTGATTCGTTCAAGGCCACGACGACGGAGTCGCGTGGAGATTCAGTGGTGGTGCGCGCCGAGGGACGGCTCGACGCCAAGACCGCGCCTCGCCTGCTCGAGCATTGTGTCGAGGCGCGGCCCGCGGGCATTCATCTCGTGCTCAATCTCGCCGAGGTCACGTTCCTGTCTTCGAGCGGCGTGGGCATGCTGCTGGTGCTCGCGGAGCGCACGCGCAGCGAAGGCTGCTCGCTGCGCATCGCGGCGCCATCCGTGGCGGTCACAGGACCGCTCGAGCTGCTCAACCTCCATCGCTTCCTGACCATCGACGAGAGCGAAGGAGAGTCGCTCCGGGCGCTGGGAGCCTGA